The Littorina saxatilis isolate snail1 linkage group LG13, US_GU_Lsax_2.0, whole genome shotgun sequence genome contains a region encoding:
- the LOC138945918 gene encoding ABC transporter H family member 2-like, whose protein sequence is MSLTTPTSQHTSLTTPTSHISKHTNNTTHISNHTNNTTHISNHTNITSHISNHTNITTHISNHTNITTHISNHTNNTTHISNTTNITTHISNHTNITTHISNHTNNTTHISNHTNITTHISYHTNITTHISNHTNITTHISNHTKNTTHISNHTKITSHISNHTNITSHISNHINITSHISNHINITTHISNHTNITTHISNNTNNTYL, encoded by the coding sequence ATGTCTCTAACCACACCAACATCACAACACACATCTCTAACCACACCGACATCACATATCTCTAAACACACCAACAATACAACGCACATCTCTAACCACACCAACAATACAACACATATCTCTAACCACACCAACATCACATCACATATCTCTAACCACACCAACATCACAACACACATCTCTAACCACACCAACATCACAACACACATCTCTAACCACACCAACAATACAACACATATCTCTAACACCACCAACATCACAACACATATCTCTAACCACACCAACATCACAACACATATCTCTAACCACACCAACAATACAACACATATCTCTAACCACACCAACATCACAACACATATCTCTTATCACACCAACATCACAACACATATCTCTAACCACACCAACATCACAACACATATCTCTAACCACACCAAGAACACAACACACATCTCTAACCACACCAAGATCACATCACACATCTCTAACCACACCAACATCACATCACATATCTCTAACCACATCAACATCACATCACATATCTCTAACCACATCAACATCACAACACATATCTCTAACCACACCAACATCACAACACATATCtctaacaacaccaacaacacataTCTCTAA